In Polaribacter sp. Hel_I_88, the following proteins share a genomic window:
- a CDS encoding TonB-dependent siderophore receptor produces the protein MKKQLLIVSVLMCSFVCTHVFSQQKKEKIESLNEIVVTATKFETNKKNVGKIVYKITQETIENNQGRTVVDLLNDVPGVEINGNFSTKGQNLGYYIRGGRNRQVAILIDGVNVNDPSSFNADFDLRQIDINQIESIEVLKGASSTLYGSGAATGVINIILKKSSKDSFAGTFTTSVGTNSSSENPKFSGEEFSTNFNFNGTLGKVDYLLALNANGSSGLSAAESTTDIPFEEDNFARQNVLLKVNYAVNDKLKIGLLSSYDEFSTDFDGFDFDPVTFASIPADRENNSKSVQKRVGLNADYSYKKGELKIRTFLTEIDRNESPSNDFFYGEVYGFDVYNNYKFNNQFSFLVGFTSQFQDMIQKTSFSTIEEGSGKQHFYDPYISFNYFSESGFNLNAGTRLNMHSEYGNNFVFNVNPSYNFKISENDFKVFASYSTAFVAPTLSEIFTKLPTIDELLPEEDITIEGGFDLDLGDKININATYFYREETNKIGFDPTTFQTINDFGTFLARGLETEISYKASQKLRLLANYTYIDRDENLLLKIPQNKFFIKADYSLFPQTFTSLSYRFVDETKDFGNVDLASYSLVDFFINHSLLENKVIFYGSITNIFNENFQEIAGFTTRGRNYNIGLRIKF, from the coding sequence ATGAAAAAGCAATTATTAATTGTTAGTGTTTTGATGTGCAGTTTTGTTTGCACACATGTGTTTTCTCAACAAAAAAAAGAGAAAATAGAATCTTTAAATGAAATTGTAGTAACTGCTACAAAATTTGAAACCAATAAAAAAAACGTTGGTAAAATTGTGTACAAAATTACACAAGAAACTATTGAGAATAATCAAGGTAGAACTGTTGTAGATTTATTAAATGATGTTCCTGGAGTAGAAATTAATGGTAACTTTAGTACAAAGGGGCAAAATTTAGGATATTATATTAGAGGTGGACGAAACAGACAAGTGGCTATTTTAATTGATGGCGTAAATGTTAACGATCCATCTTCTTTTAATGCCGATTTTGATTTACGTCAAATAGACATCAACCAAATAGAAAGTATTGAGGTTTTAAAAGGAGCCTCATCAACTTTATATGGTTCAGGAGCTGCAACAGGTGTAATTAACATCATTTTAAAAAAATCTTCGAAAGATAGTTTTGCAGGAACTTTTACAACTTCTGTGGGTACAAATTCATCAAGTGAGAATCCTAAATTTTCTGGAGAAGAATTTTCTACAAACTTCAATTTTAATGGAACTTTAGGCAAAGTTGACTACCTATTAGCTTTAAATGCGAATGGTTCTAGTGGTTTATCAGCTGCAGAAAGCACAACAGATATTCCTTTTGAAGAGGATAATTTTGCAAGACAAAATGTGTTACTAAAAGTTAATTATGCTGTAAATGATAAATTAAAAATTGGCTTATTATCTAGTTATGATGAGTTTTCTACCGATTTTGACGGTTTTGATTTTGACCCTGTAACCTTTGCAAGTATTCCTGCTGATAGAGAAAATAACTCAAAAAGTGTTCAGAAAAGGGTAGGCCTAAATGCAGATTATTCTTACAAAAAAGGAGAATTAAAAATAAGAACTTTTTTAACGGAAATTGATAGAAATGAATCGCCTTCTAATGATTTTTTCTATGGAGAAGTGTATGGTTTTGATGTGTATAATAATTATAAATTCAACAATCAATTTTCTTTTTTAGTTGGTTTTACCTCGCAATTTCAAGATATGATCCAAAAAACTTCTTTTAGTACTATAGAAGAAGGTTCAGGAAAACAACATTTCTATGATCCTTATATTTCTTTTAATTATTTTTCGGAATCAGGCTTTAATTTAAATGCAGGAACTCGTTTAAATATGCATAGTGAATATGGAAATAACTTTGTTTTTAATGTAAATCCTTCATACAATTTTAAAATTTCAGAAAATGATTTTAAGGTATTTGCATCATATAGTACAGCTTTTGTAGCGCCAACCTTATCTGAAATTTTTACAAAATTACCAACCATTGATGAATTATTGCCAGAAGAAGATATTACAATTGAAGGTGGTTTTGATTTAGATTTAGGAGATAAAATCAACATAAATGCAACTTATTTTTATAGAGAAGAAACCAATAAAATAGGTTTTGATCCAACAACATTTCAAACCATTAACGATTTTGGAACTTTTTTAGCGAGAGGTTTAGAAACTGAAATTTCTTATAAAGCATCTCAGAAATTAAGATTATTAGCAAATTACACGTATATAGATAGAGACGAAAATTTGTTGCTAAAAATACCTCAGAATAAATTTTTTATCAAAGCAGATTATAGTTTGTTTCCGCAAACATTTACTTCTTTAAGCTACAGATTTGTTGATGAAACTAAGGATTTTGGGAATGTAGATTTAGCTTCTTACAGTTTAGTTGATTTTTTCATCAACCATAGTTTGTTAGAAAATAAAGTAATTTTTTATGGAAGTATTACTAATATATTTAATGAAAATTTTCAAGAAATTGCAGGTTTTACAACGCGTGGAAGAAATTATAATATAGGATTAAGAATTAAATTTTAA
- a CDS encoding DUF3307 domain-containing protein codes for MLLFLKFLLAHILGDFVFQSEKWVKDKEEKKVKSTKLYVHIAIHAVLLLLILQFDLQTYWAGFLLIVISHYAIDLLKLYLQKKKTKRIWFFIDQILHVLMLIIATSFYTDFKLSAKNIITEKILLLLIFLLLVIFVSSIIIKLIITQWNPEKKKENDDSLAKAGQYIGVLERLFVFTFVITNHWEAIGFLLAAKSVFRFGDLTSSKDRKLTEYILIGTLLSFGFAILLGVLYLQTLKLIS; via the coding sequence ATGTTACTCTTTTTAAAGTTTTTATTGGCACACATTTTAGGTGATTTTGTTTTTCAGTCAGAAAAATGGGTAAAAGACAAAGAGGAAAAGAAAGTAAAATCTACAAAATTATACGTTCATATTGCAATTCACGCAGTTTTATTATTGTTGATTTTACAGTTTGATTTGCAAACATATTGGGCAGGATTTTTACTCATAGTTATTTCTCATTATGCAATTGACTTGCTAAAACTATACTTACAAAAGAAGAAAACAAAACGAATTTGGTTTTTTATCGATCAAATTTTACATGTTTTAATGTTGATAATTGCTACCTCTTTTTATACTGATTTTAAACTATCAGCAAAAAATATCATCACAGAGAAAATTTTATTATTGTTGATATTTTTATTGCTCGTTATTTTTGTGTCATCCATAATCATCAAATTAATTATTACACAATGGAATCCTGAAAAGAAAAAAGAAAACGACGATTCTTTGGCAAAAGCTGGTCAATATATTGGTGTTTTAGAAAGGTTATTTGTGTTCACTTTTGTAATTACCAATCATTGGGAAGCTATTGGATTTTTATTGGCAGCAAAATCGGTATTTAGGTTTGGAGATTTAACATCATCTAAAGACAGAAAACTAACCGAATATATTTTAATAGGAACTTTATTAAGTTTTGGGTTTGCCATACTTTTAGGAGTTTTATATTTGCAAACTTTAAAATTAATCTCATAA
- a CDS encoding ATP-dependent helicase, which produces MNTYLNTLNEAQKEAVIQKDGPMIIIAGAGSGKTRVLTYRIAHLMQSGVDSFNILSLTFTNKAAKEMKARIAGVVGQSEAKNLWMGTFHSVFARILRSEADKLGFPTNFTIYDTQDSVRLISSIIKEKNLNKEQYKPKQILGRISSFKNSLITVRAYFNNSDLQEADLHASRPEVGNIYKEYVDRCFKSGAMDFDDLLLRTNELLARFPDVLAKYQDRFRYIMVDEYQDTNHSQYIIVRALADKFGNICVVGDDSQSIYSFRGANIQNILNFQKDYPDVKTFKLEQNYRSTKNIVNAANSVIAKNKTKLDKEVWTSNDAGDSINVMRTISDGEEGRFVAQSIWENMMNNQLTPDNFCVLYRTNSQSRAIEDALRKKNIDYKIYGGISFYQRKEIKDILSYLRILINPNDEEALKRIINYPARGIGATTIDKLTIAANHYKKSIFDILKYIDKIDLKINSGTKNKLQNFMNMILRLQIEAKTKNAFEIAEVVVKQTQLIKDLEKDGTPEAVSKVENVQELLNGIKDFITDKIEQGEDTSLTSFLEDVALATDFDSEKNDDKPTVSLMTIHQSKGLEYLYVYVVGLEENLFPSAMSMNTRSELEEERRLFYVALTRAEKVAYLTYAQTRYRWGKLIDSEPSRFLEEIDDQYLHYITPKVPESSVNRFIDKSIFDDAPKGIRFQKPIQRKKAERDILKKKEIIVPKNLKKVSQATTPKANLFDGNIVVGNIVEHNRFGSGEVIALEGSGPNKKAEIKFGTVGKKKLLLQFAKLKVIG; this is translated from the coding sequence TTGAATACATACTTAAATACTTTAAACGAAGCACAGAAAGAGGCAGTTATTCAAAAAGATGGCCCAATGATAATTATTGCTGGTGCAGGTTCTGGTAAAACACGTGTTTTAACTTATAGAATTGCACATTTAATGCAATCTGGAGTGGATTCTTTTAATATTTTATCGCTCACATTTACCAACAAAGCAGCCAAAGAAATGAAAGCCAGAATTGCTGGAGTTGTTGGACAAAGTGAAGCTAAAAATCTTTGGATGGGAACTTTTCACTCGGTTTTTGCACGTATTTTACGTTCTGAAGCAGACAAATTAGGTTTCCCAACAAACTTTACCATTTACGATACGCAAGATTCAGTTCGATTAATTTCATCAATTATTAAAGAAAAGAATTTAAACAAGGAACAATACAAACCAAAGCAGATTTTAGGGAGAATATCATCCTTTAAAAACAGCTTAATTACTGTAAGAGCTTACTTTAATAATTCTGATTTGCAAGAAGCAGATTTACATGCAAGCAGACCAGAAGTTGGTAATATTTACAAAGAATATGTAGATAGATGTTTTAAATCTGGTGCAATGGATTTTGATGATTTGTTGTTAAGAACCAACGAATTATTGGCTCGTTTTCCAGATGTTTTGGCAAAATATCAAGATAGGTTTAGATATATTATGGTGGATGAGTATCAAGATACAAACCACTCACAATATATAATTGTAAGAGCTTTGGCTGACAAATTTGGGAATATCTGTGTGGTTGGAGACGATTCACAAAGTATTTATAGTTTTAGAGGGGCAAACATTCAGAATATCTTAAATTTTCAAAAAGATTATCCTGATGTAAAAACCTTTAAATTAGAACAGAATTACAGATCTACAAAAAATATTGTGAATGCAGCAAATTCTGTAATTGCAAAAAACAAAACAAAGTTAGATAAAGAAGTTTGGACGAGTAATGATGCTGGAGATTCTATAAACGTAATGCGTACTATTTCTGATGGTGAAGAAGGGCGTTTTGTAGCACAATCTATTTGGGAAAATATGATGAATAATCAACTAACACCCGATAATTTTTGTGTACTATATAGAACAAATTCTCAATCTAGAGCCATAGAAGATGCTTTGAGAAAAAAGAACATCGACTATAAAATATATGGTGGAATTTCCTTTTATCAACGTAAAGAAATAAAAGACATTTTATCTTATTTGCGGATTTTAATCAACCCAAATGATGAAGAAGCTTTAAAAAGAATTATCAATTATCCTGCAAGAGGAATTGGTGCTACAACTATAGATAAACTTACAATTGCTGCAAATCACTATAAAAAATCAATTTTTGATATTTTAAAATATATTGATAAAATCGATTTAAAAATAAATTCTGGAACTAAAAATAAGTTGCAGAATTTTATGAATATGATTTTACGACTTCAAATTGAAGCAAAAACTAAAAATGCTTTTGAAATTGCAGAAGTAGTTGTAAAACAAACCCAGTTAATTAAAGATTTAGAAAAAGACGGAACACCAGAAGCTGTTAGTAAAGTAGAAAATGTTCAAGAACTTTTAAACGGAATTAAAGATTTTATAACAGATAAAATTGAACAAGGAGAAGATACTTCTTTAACATCGTTTTTAGAAGATGTTGCTTTGGCTACCGATTTTGATTCAGAAAAAAATGATGATAAACCTACAGTTTCTTTAATGACCATTCATCAATCTAAAGGATTGGAATATTTGTATGTGTATGTTGTTGGTTTAGAGGAAAATTTATTTCCATCTGCCATGAGTATGAATACAAGAAGTGAATTAGAAGAAGAACGTAGATTGTTTTATGTGGCGTTAACAAGAGCAGAAAAAGTTGCTTATTTAACGTATGCACAAACACGTTATAGATGGGGAAAATTAATTGATTCAGAACCAAGTCGTTTTTTAGAAGAAATCGACGATCAATATTTGCATTATATAACTCCAAAGGTTCCAGAATCTTCCGTAAATAGATTTATTGATAAAAGTATTTTTGATGATGCTCCAAAAGGAATTCGTTTTCAAAAACCTATTCAACGTAAAAAAGCAGAACGAGATATACTTAAAAAGAAAGAAATTATTGTTCCTAAAAACTTAAAAAAAGTATCACAAGCAACAACACCAAAAGCCAATTTATTTGATGGTAATATAGTGGTTGGTAATATTGTTGAACATAATAGGTTTGGTAGTGGAGAAGTAATAGCATTAGAAGGAAGTGGCCCAAATAAAAAAGCAGAGATAAAGTTTGGAACTGTTGGTAAAAAGAAACTATTACTACAATTTGCTAAATTAAAAGTGATTGGTTAA
- a CDS encoding GMP reductase yields the protein MRIENELKLGFKDVMIRPKRSTLKSRSQVSLVREFNFLHSDVVWSGIPIMAANMDTVGTFEMAKALAKHKLFTAIHKHYSIEEWRDFATNSSEEILKNIAVSTGTGKEDSQKVAQILTEFPQINFICVDVANGYSEHFVNFVQKMRKNHPKKVIISGNVVTGEMVEELLLAGADIIKVGIGPGSVCTTRVKTGVGYPQLSAIIECADAAHGMGGQIISDGGCKIPGDLSKAFGGSADFVMLGGMLAGHTESGGELIEKNGEKFKAFYGMSSETAMNKHSGGVANYRASEGKTVKVPFKGDVEHTIIDILGGIRSTCTYVGASRLKELTKRTTFIRVQEQENQVYN from the coding sequence ATGAGGATAGAAAATGAGTTGAAATTAGGTTTTAAAGATGTAATGATTCGTCCAAAAAGATCTACTTTAAAATCGCGTTCACAAGTAAGCTTGGTGAGAGAGTTTAATTTTTTACATAGTGATGTTGTTTGGTCTGGAATACCAATAATGGCAGCCAATATGGATACTGTTGGTACTTTTGAAATGGCAAAAGCATTAGCAAAACACAAATTATTTACAGCAATTCATAAACATTACTCTATTGAAGAATGGCGAGATTTTGCCACAAATTCATCTGAAGAAATTTTAAAAAATATTGCTGTAAGCACAGGAACTGGAAAAGAAGATTCGCAAAAAGTAGCTCAAATTCTAACTGAATTTCCTCAAATAAATTTTATTTGTGTAGATGTTGCTAACGGATATTCTGAACATTTTGTGAATTTTGTTCAAAAAATGCGTAAAAATCATCCAAAGAAAGTAATTATTTCAGGTAATGTGGTTACAGGAGAAATGGTAGAAGAACTATTATTGGCTGGAGCTGATATTATAAAAGTTGGTATTGGACCAGGTTCTGTTTGTACAACTCGTGTTAAAACAGGTGTTGGTTATCCTCAATTATCAGCTATTATAGAATGTGCAGATGCTGCTCATGGAATGGGTGGACAAATAATTTCTGATGGTGGTTGTAAAATTCCTGGAGATTTATCAAAAGCTTTTGGTGGAAGTGCAGATTTTGTAATGTTAGGTGGCATGTTGGCTGGACACACAGAAAGTGGTGGAGAATTGATAGAAAAAAATGGCGAGAAATTCAAAGCTTTCTATGGAATGAGCTCTGAAACTGCTATGAATAAACATTCAGGAGGTGTTGCAAATTACAGAGCATCAGAAGGAAAAACAGTTAAAGTCCCTTTTAAAGGTGATGTAGAACATACTATTATTGATATTTTAGGCGGAATACGATCTACTTGTACCTATGTTGGTGCAAGCAGGCTAAAAGAATTGACCAAAAGAACAACGTTTATTAGAGTTCAAGAACAAGAAAATCAAGTTTACAATTAA
- a CDS encoding transposase has product MIINGMPNHIHILIGTKPNCNLSDLVRDIKANSSKWINENKFVLGKFEWQTGFGAFTVSQSGINKVIKYIKDQEEHHKIKSFKEEYIDFLKGYKIDFEDKYIFSED; this is encoded by the coding sequence ATGATTATTAATGGGATGCCTAATCATATTCATATTTTAATTGGCACAAAACCAAATTGTAATTTATCAGATTTAGTGAGAGATATCAAAGCAAATTCATCAAAATGGATAAATGAAAATAAATTTGTGTTAGGTAAATTTGAATGGCAAACAGGATTTGGTGCTTTTACAGTGAGTCAATCTGGAATTAATAAAGTAATAAAATATATAAAAGATCAAGAGGAACATCATAAAATAAAATCTTTTAAAGAAGAATATATCGATTTTTTAAAAGGTTATAAAATTGATTTTGAAGATAAATATATTTTTTCAGAAGATTAA
- a CDS encoding ABC transporter substrate-binding protein — MISFSCKKVTINVDDKNQTESTIKYAKGFDIVDENGTKKLIVKSAYQNSDDVFEYIIKKKKIDTIIDYKYEVLEVPIQKIVVTSTTHIPMVELLNEESSIIGFPYSKYVSSAKTRVLIDAGKIQEIGKESSLNTEILLDLQPELVVGYSVSSADKSLTAIQKAGIKVIYNGDWLEETPLGRAEWIKFFGVLFDKEKQADSIFKVIETDYLEAKKIALKSNKKPKILSGAIMSKDIWNLPAGESFVAQFLKDANLNYLWKNTEGKGSLSLSFESVFDKAQNADYWITPGYFSSKEQLLKSNEIYKEFKAFQKDNIYTPILKKGKTGGAIYYELAGTRPDLVLKDIIKITNPEVLPNYEFTFFEKMK; from the coding sequence TTGATTTCTTTTTCCTGCAAAAAAGTAACCATAAATGTTGATGATAAAAATCAAACTGAAAGTACTATTAAATATGCCAAAGGTTTTGATATTGTTGATGAAAATGGAACAAAAAAGTTGATTGTAAAGTCTGCCTATCAAAATTCTGATGATGTTTTTGAATATATCATCAAAAAGAAAAAAATTGATACTATTATTGATTATAAATATGAAGTTCTGGAAGTTCCCATTCAAAAAATTGTTGTGACTTCAACAACACACATTCCAATGGTTGAGTTGCTTAATGAAGAATCATCTATAATTGGTTTTCCATATTCTAAATATGTTTCATCTGCAAAAACAAGAGTTTTAATTGATGCAGGAAAAATTCAAGAAATAGGAAAAGAAAGCTCTTTAAACACAGAAATATTATTGGATTTACAACCAGAATTGGTAGTGGGTTATAGTGTTTCTTCTGCTGATAAATCTTTAACAGCGATTCAAAAAGCAGGTATTAAGGTAATTTATAATGGAGATTGGCTTGAAGAAACTCCTTTAGGAAGAGCTGAATGGATTAAGTTTTTTGGTGTTTTGTTTGATAAAGAAAAACAAGCAGACAGTATTTTTAAAGTGATAGAAACAGATTATTTAGAGGCTAAAAAAATCGCACTAAAATCGAATAAAAAACCAAAAATTTTATCAGGCGCAATTATGAGCAAAGACATTTGGAATTTACCTGCTGGAGAAAGTTTTGTTGCACAATTTTTAAAAGATGCAAACCTAAATTATCTATGGAAAAACACAGAAGGAAAAGGGAGTTTGTCTTTAAGTTTCGAAAGTGTTTTTGACAAAGCTCAAAATGCGGATTATTGGATTACACCTGGTTATTTTTCTTCTAAAGAGCAACTTTTAAAGAGTAATGAAATCTATAAAGAATTTAAAGCTTTTCAAAAGGACAATATTTATACGCCAATTCTTAAAAAAGGTAAAACAGGTGGCGCAATTTACTACGAATTAGCAGGAACAAGACCTGATTTGGTTTTAAAAGATATCATTAAAATTACTAATCCTGAGGTATTACCAAACTACGAATTTACTTTCTTTGAAAAGATGAAATAA